The sequence below is a genomic window from Dictyostelium discoideum AX4 chromosome 5 chromosome, whole genome shotgun sequence.
aattatctcaaattgatttaaaaataaatttttttttttttttttttttttttttttttttttttaatacactttaataatagtaattgaATTACTTGACAAAAGATTattcttaaaaattattaatagacAATTGATTCATAGAATATAGTTacattaatttaataaattggaatttaattttttttttttttttgttaaaggTAACacaaaattgtaaaaatatctaatcaaaaaaaaaaaataaaaaaataaaaaaaaaaaaaaaaaaaaaacaaatcaaacaatttgaaaataaaatataaaattcaaataaataattaatttcaataaataaatattaaaaaaaaaaatgtcagGTGATTTATATTTGGATATGCTTGCCACTCAGtaagttttattatattattatattattttatttacttcAAATacttataataaaaaaaaaaaaaaaaaaaaaaaaaaagagttaaTCAAGGTAATATGGGTGGTAAAGGTGGACCATTTGGATATTTatggaaagaaaaaaatagaaaagataaaaaaaaagataaaacaCCAAAACCAAAGAAACAAGAAGATTATACAGTTTGTGACATTCATATAGGTAGTGGTTCAGTTAGAGATGCAAAAGATAGTAATGGTTTAGCTGATCCTTTCGTTATGATTTGGAGTGTAAATATTGAAGGTGATCATGATAAATGTATTTATAAAAGTAAAGTTTGTAAAGAAACTTTAACACCAAATTGGAATGAAGATGGTGAACTTAAAATGAAGAATGGAAGTTACAGAGAATGCATTCTAGAGTTATGGGATCATGATACCTTTACTGCAAATGATTTCATTGGTAGAGCTTTAATCTTTCCAAGTTCTGTAACTTTTGGTATGg
It includes:
- a CDS encoding C2 domain-containing protein, translated to MSGDLYLDMLATQVNQGNMGGKGGPFGYLWKEKNRKDKKKDKTPKPKKQEDYTVCDIHIGSGSVRDAKDSNGLADPFVMIWSVNIEGDHDKCIYKSKVCKETLTPNWNEDGELKMKNGSYRECILELWDHDTFTANDFIGRALIFPSSVTFGMEYKENVKVFDKDDKTNPTGTVEINIKRK